One window from the genome of Salvia splendens isolate huo1 chromosome 9, SspV2, whole genome shotgun sequence encodes:
- the LOC121748221 gene encoding V-type proton ATPase subunit B 2-like, which translates to MGAENNVDMEEGTLEIGMEYRTVSGVAGPLVILDKVKGPKYQEIVNIRLGDGTTRRGQVLEVDGEKAVVQVFEGTSGIDNKYTTVQFTGEVLKTPVSLDMLGRIFNGSGKPIDNGPPILPEAYLDISGSSINPSERTYPEEMIQTGISTIDVMNSIARGQKIPLFSAAGLPHNEIAAQICRQAGLVKRLEKSDNLLEGGGEEDNFAIVFAAMGVNMETAQFFKRDFEENGSMERVTLFLNLANDPTIERIITPRIALTTAEYLAYECGKHVLVILTDMSSYADALREVSAAREEVPGRRGYPGYMYTDLATIYERAGRIEGRKGSITQIPILTMPNDDITHPTPDLTGYITEGQIYIDRQLYNRQIYPPINVLPSLSRLMKSAIGEGMTRRDHSDVSNQLYANYAIGKDVQAMKAVVGEEALSSEDLLYLEFLDKFEKKFVAQGAYDTRNIFQSLDLAWTLLRIFPRELLHRIPAKTLDQYYSRDASN; encoded by the exons ATGGGTGCTGAAAACAACGTTGACATGGAGGAGGGAACTCTGGAGATAGGAATGG AATACAGAACTGTCTCTGGAGTTGCTGGACCTCTTGTCATCCTTGACAAAGTGAAG GGACCCAAGTACCAGGAAATTGTTAACATTCGCCTAGGAGATGGGACAACCCGACGTGGACAAGTATTGGAGGTTGATGGAGAGAAGGCTGTTGTTCAG GTTTTTGAAGGAACTTCTGGAATTGACAATAAATATACGACTGTCCAGTTTACCGGGGAG GTTCTAAAGACACCAGTGTCGTTGGACATGCTTGGCCGTATCTTTAATGGTTCTGGGAAACCCATTGACAATGGTCCTCCTATTCTTCCTGAGGCTTACTTGGATATATCTG GTAGTTCAATCAATCCTAGTGAGAGAACCTATCCTGAAGAAATGATTCAGACTGGAATTTCCACTATTGATGTCATGAACTCGATTGCTCGTGGACAGAAAATTCCTCTCTTTTCTGCTGCTGGTCTTCCCCACAACGAAATTGCGGCTCAGATCTGTCGCCAGGCTGGTCTAGTCAAACGACTGGAGAAATCTGATAATCTTCTTGAG GGTGGTGGTGAAGAGGATAATTTTGCCATTGTCTTTGCTGCTATGGGAGTCAACATGGAGACAGCTCAGTTCTTCAAACGCGATTTCGAGGAAAATGGATCTATGGAGAGAGTGACTCTTTTTCTGAACTTG GCCAATGATCCTACTATAGAGCGCATCATTACTCCCCGTATTGCTCTGACAACTGCAGAATATTTAGCATATGAATGCGGAAAGCATGTTCTTGTCATATTGACAGATATGAGTTCATATGCTGATGCTCTTCGTGAG GTGTCTGCTGCTCGAGAGGAAGTGCCTGGAAGACGTGGTTATCCTGGTTATATGTACACTGATCTTGCAACCATCTATGAACGAGCTGGACGTATTGAAGGGCGCAAAGGATCCATCACTCAAATTCCTATTTTGACCATGCCCAATGATG ATATTACACATCCAACTCCAGATCTTACTGGTTATATTACTGAAGGGCAGATATACATTGATAGACAACTTTACAATAGGCAG ATCTACCCTCCAATCAACGTGCTGCCATCATTGTCTCGTCTAATGAAG AGTGCTATTGGTGAAGGCATGACTCGTAGGGATCACTCCGACGTGTCTAACCAG CTCTATGCAAACTATGCCATCGGAAAGGATGTTCAAGCAATGAAAGCCGTGGTCGGAGAAGAAGCTCTTTCCTCAGAAGATCTG CTATATCTTGAGTTCCTTGATAAATTCGAGAAGAAGTTTGTTGCTCAAGGGGCCTATGACACCCGCAACATCTTCCAGTCGCTCGATCTGGCATGGACACTTCTCCGGATCTTCCCCCGAGAACTGCTCCACCGTATCCCAGCGAAGACGCTCGACCAATACTACAGCAGGGATGCATCGAActga